A region of Geobacillus sp. 46C-IIa DNA encodes the following proteins:
- a CDS encoding YobA family protein codes for MFFNATFDVFACLANYNQGGIELKKWVVFIAAVWSVWLAGCSGPAGRYAIEGYVVRKEGGSILVVSSDPQDFRSTGGLEEFYNAILVSSAPARVKIGQKVQVWIDGGIAESYPGQGKADKVLVVPSTPHDGARLSEEEAIRQALKQEESRLEHMIPVIQAVDYDKQADTWMIQIKDAHARTGFDVRIKDD; via the coding sequence GTGTTTTTTAATGCCACATTTGATGTTTTCGCTTGTCTGGCTAATTATAACCAAGGAGGGATTGAGCTGAAAAAATGGGTTGTTTTCATTGCCGCTGTGTGGAGTGTTTGGTTGGCCGGCTGCAGCGGGCCAGCTGGTCGCTATGCGATTGAAGGGTATGTCGTGAGAAAAGAAGGGGGAAGCATTTTGGTTGTCAGTTCTGATCCGCAAGATTTTCGCTCCACAGGCGGGCTGGAAGAGTTTTATAACGCCATCTTGGTTTCCAGTGCACCAGCGCGGGTGAAGATTGGCCAAAAAGTCCAAGTATGGATAGATGGGGGGATTGCGGAATCGTATCCAGGCCAAGGAAAGGCGGACAAAGTATTGGTTGTGCCCAGCACTCCGCATGACGGAGCCCGTTTATCGGAGGAGGAGGCGATTCGCCAAGCGTTAAAACAAGAAGAGAGCCGGCTCGAGCATATGATTCCTGTGATTCAGGCTGTTGATTATGACAAACAAGCGGACACTTGGATGATTCAGATAAAAGATGCCCATGCACGGACGGGATTCGACGTTCGGATCAAGGATGATTAA
- a CDS encoding NAD(P)/FAD-dependent oxidoreductase: MLTKNDGEVNPYKLTIGLLEYAKNRGVRLFEQTEINGKKLEKDKAIFYTKTGAVIRAKSVIIAAGYETLAFKKDPNAVLTSTYAVITNPVDDFSSWYNRTLIWETARPYIYMRTTADNRVIIGGLDEDTAYADERDAKLIHKRD; this comes from the coding sequence ATGCTGACGAAAAACGATGGAGAAGTCAATCCATACAAACTGACGATCGGTTTGCTCGAATACGCCAAAAACCGCGGTGTCCGCCTGTTCGAACAAACCGAAATCAACGGCAAAAAGCTGGAAAAAGACAAAGCGATTTTTTATACGAAAACCGGAGCAGTCATCCGCGCAAAATCCGTCATCATCGCCGCGGGATATGAAACGTTGGCTTTCAAAAAGGACCCGAACGCTGTGTTGACGAGCACCTACGCGGTGATCACCAATCCGGTCGATGATTTCTCGAGCTGGTACAACCGGACGCTCATTTGGGAAACCGCCCGTCCCTACATTTACATGCGGACGACCGCTGACAACCGCGTGATCATTGGCGGGTTGGATGAAGATACGGCCTACGCCGATGAACGCGACGCCAAGCTCATCCATAAGCGCGATTAG
- the tnpA gene encoding IS200/IS605 family transposase, with product MAGDLLFCTSFHGKAVFLESGVFFFQLAYKTMEVMPDHCYLFLNCLPMDSPSAIMAKVKGVTSRILRQEFKHLAHLPSLWTRSFFVSTAGNVSSETIKRYVEAQKKRG from the coding sequence GTGGCGGGCGATTTGCTCTTCTGTACATCATTCCACGGCAAAGCCGTGTTTCTGGAGAGCGGCGTATTCTTTTTCCAACTTGCTTACAAAACAATGGAAGTAATGCCGGATCATTGTTATTTGTTTCTCAACTGTCTTCCAATGGATTCTCCTTCAGCAATTATGGCGAAAGTGAAAGGAGTGACCTCTCGAATCTTAAGGCAAGAGTTTAAGCATCTTGCTCACTTGCCAAGTTTATGGACACGCTCATTTTTTGTGAGTACAGCAGGAAATGTATCAAGCGAAACCATTAAGCGATATGTTGAAGCGCAGAAAAAAAGGGGGTGA